The proteins below are encoded in one region of Gammaproteobacteria bacterium:
- a CDS encoding TROVE domain-containing protein codes for MKLNTHQTKGKKNSTYTHEGAHAENLTPVQELRRTVMSCLLWENTFYESGMDIAQRLESLVAKNKAEDVAAIAVLARNDYRLRHAPLLLACALAKHAQGKVVGDTVYNVIQRADELAEILAVYWRHGRRPLSAQMKHGLARAWHKFNAYALAKYDRNGTVKLRDSLFLCHAKPKDKAQEAVWKQMIDGTLTSADTWEVNLSAGKDKKSTFERLLREKKLGYMALLRNLRNMRDADVDKQLVFKALADGAERSKALPFRFVAAANAVPKWEHAIDKAMQLAVTGMRPLRGKTVVLIDVSGSMTWKLSQKSDLNRIDAAGALAALVAGIAEDYEVHTFDTQVYEMPSRKGLALLDAIKRSGGGGTYLGKAVTRMNQLQYDRLIVITDEQSSDPVPAPKGKGYMINVASYKNGVGYGPWVHIDGFSEAVIGFMQEYETNI; via the coding sequence ATGAAACTGAATACACACCAGACTAAAGGCAAAAAGAACTCTACGTACACCCACGAAGGTGCGCATGCCGAGAACTTAACTCCTGTACAAGAACTGCGCCGTACAGTGATGTCCTGCCTGTTGTGGGAAAATACTTTTTATGAGTCCGGCATGGATATCGCGCAGCGTTTAGAATCACTGGTGGCTAAGAACAAAGCAGAGGATGTGGCTGCTATTGCGGTTCTGGCACGCAATGACTACCGTTTGCGTCATGCACCTTTGTTATTGGCTTGTGCCTTGGCAAAACATGCCCAAGGAAAGGTTGTGGGTGATACCGTATACAATGTCATTCAACGGGCTGACGAGTTAGCGGAAATTCTGGCTGTATATTGGCGTCACGGTCGCCGACCATTATCTGCGCAAATGAAACACGGCTTGGCGCGAGCTTGGCATAAATTTAATGCCTATGCATTAGCAAAATACGACCGTAACGGTACGGTTAAATTGCGTGATTCTTTGTTTTTGTGTCACGCAAAACCAAAAGACAAAGCACAGGAAGCGGTGTGGAAGCAAATGATCGACGGAACGTTAACCAGTGCGGATACCTGGGAGGTGAATTTGTCCGCCGGTAAAGATAAGAAATCCACATTTGAGCGCTTATTGCGTGAGAAAAAGTTGGGTTACATGGCTTTGTTGCGCAACCTACGCAACATGCGTGATGCCGATGTGGATAAGCAGTTGGTATTCAAAGCGCTTGCAGATGGTGCAGAACGATCCAAAGCCCTGCCTTTTCGATTTGTTGCTGCTGCCAATGCGGTTCCTAAGTGGGAACATGCTATTGATAAAGCCATGCAGCTGGCTGTAACCGGAATGCGGCCTTTGCGCGGGAAGACCGTTGTATTGATCGATGTTTCCGGCTCAATGACTTGGAAGCTTTCGCAAAAAAGTGATTTAAACCGTATCGATGCAGCCGGCGCTTTGGCAGCATTGGTGGCCGGAATCGCTGAGGATTACGAAGTTCATACTTTTGATACTCAGGTGTACGAAATGCCGAGTCGTAAAGGTTTGGCATTGCTCGACGCGATCAAACGCAGCGGTGGTGGAGGTACTTACCTGGGTAAGGCGGTTACTCGGATGAATCAATTGCAGTATGACCGCTTGATTGTCATCACGGATGAGCAATCCAGTGATCCGGTTCCTGCTCCAAAAGGTAAAGGTTACATGATCAATGTCGCCAGCTACAAAAATGGTGTCGGTTACGGTCCATGGGTACATATCGATGGATTCAGCGAAGCTGTAATTGGCTTCATGCAAGAGTATGAGACCAACATTTGA
- the rtcR gene encoding RNA repair transcriptional activator RtcR, giving the protein MHKTVVFGLLGTTLDQGKGASRWERWRPTVSVCRHEDFLVDRLELLYQERYIALAERVRQDIAMVSPETEVRLHQVAMDDPWDFENVYGDLHDFAQSYTFNTSKENYYIHITTGSHVAQICLFLLTEAHYFPGKLLQTSPPKRSEHSVAGSFTVIDLDLSKYDRLATRFRQEQQSGLTYLKSGIDTKNKAFNQMIAQIEQVAIQSRAPILLMGPTGAGKSQLARRIYELKQYRHQLSGSFVEVNCATLRGENAMSTLFGHKKGAFTGAVMARDGLLKTANGGILFLDELGELGVDEQAMLLRALEEKRFLPVGADKEVVSDFQLIVGTNRDLLKEVQNGRFREDLLARVNLWTYSLPGLSERKEDIEPNLDYELQKFAQQNASQVNFNKEARRRYLQFAKSSEAHWNGNFRDLNASVTRMATLAPGGRITTAVAEQEIERLQRLWKPIGINTRHALLAEILGEQYDTTIDLFSQTQLHTVIETCRNSKSLADAGRKLFSVSRKQRAQSNDSDRLRKYLQKFGLSWSDINA; this is encoded by the coding sequence ATGCATAAAACGGTCGTCTTTGGTTTGCTGGGAACCACATTGGATCAGGGTAAGGGCGCATCGCGTTGGGAACGCTGGCGCCCCACGGTTTCTGTATGCCGGCATGAGGACTTTCTGGTGGATCGATTGGAACTGTTATACCAGGAGCGCTATATCGCCTTGGCGGAAAGAGTCCGGCAGGACATCGCTATGGTGTCTCCGGAAACAGAAGTAAGGTTGCACCAGGTGGCAATGGATGATCCGTGGGACTTTGAAAATGTTTACGGTGATCTTCATGATTTTGCTCAGAGTTATACGTTTAACACCAGCAAGGAAAATTATTATATACATATCACTACCGGTTCCCATGTGGCACAAATCTGCTTGTTTCTGTTGACTGAAGCACACTATTTTCCGGGGAAGCTGTTACAAACATCTCCTCCCAAACGCAGCGAACATTCCGTGGCCGGTTCCTTTACCGTTATAGATCTGGATTTATCCAAGTACGACCGACTGGCAACGCGATTTAGACAGGAACAACAATCCGGATTAACCTATTTAAAATCCGGGATCGATACCAAAAACAAAGCATTTAACCAAATGATTGCACAAATAGAGCAGGTGGCCATACAGTCGCGTGCGCCGATTTTGCTTATGGGGCCAACCGGGGCCGGTAAATCTCAACTGGCTCGACGAATTTATGAGTTAAAACAATACCGGCATCAGTTAAGTGGATCGTTCGTTGAAGTGAATTGTGCCACCTTGCGAGGTGAAAATGCCATGTCAACGTTATTTGGTCACAAAAAAGGGGCTTTTACCGGTGCGGTGATGGCGCGGGATGGTTTGTTGAAAACGGCAAACGGTGGTATTTTGTTTCTGGACGAGCTTGGTGAGTTGGGGGTGGATGAACAAGCCATGTTGCTAAGAGCGTTGGAAGAGAAACGGTTTCTACCCGTTGGCGCGGACAAAGAAGTGGTCAGTGATTTCCAATTAATTGTCGGTACAAACCGGGATTTACTCAAAGAGGTACAAAATGGCCGTTTCAGAGAAGATTTATTGGCCCGTGTAAACTTGTGGACTTATAGCTTGCCGGGTTTGAGTGAGCGAAAAGAAGATATTGAACCAAATTTGGATTATGAATTGCAAAAATTCGCGCAACAAAATGCGTCTCAGGTGAATTTTAATAAAGAAGCGCGGCGCCGGTATTTGCAATTTGCTAAATCATCCGAAGCACATTGGAACGGTAACTTTCGTGATTTAAACGCCAGCGTCACTCGCATGGCTACACTGGCTCCGGGCGGGCGTATTACCACAGCCGTTGCGGAACAGGAAATAGAGCGATTACAAAGACTGTGGAAGCCTATAGGCATTAACACTCGCCATGCACTATTGGCCGAGATACTGGGCGAACAGTACGATACAACCATTGATTTGTTCTCCCAAACGCAATTACACACAGTCATCGAAACTTGTAGAAATTCCAAATCATTGGCAGACGCAGGGCGAAAACTATTTTCTGTTTCACGAAAACAACGCGCTCAATCCAATGATTCAGACCGACTGCGTAAATATCTACAGAAGTTTGGTTTGTCCTGGAGTGATATCAACGCATGA
- a CDS encoding cohesin domain-containing protein: MSKLSGMRGVGNGVGSGVGSKGLSVVRNLVLVCSLFAAQQSSAILIDFQTSQSTVAQGDSFDVDIIVSGLTAADEIVSAFDLFIGFDDAILSVSNIVFGTELYTGFFQDTDTTIAGQVELVDLSFLFDYELATLQSDSVLLSTITFDALTAGVSELLFLPHPILGGQDVKGRDAAILPLDVGQASITVTASVPEPGTSLLMLAGIIAVFSNLKYPIRS; encoded by the coding sequence ATGAGCAAGTTAAGTGGTATGAGAGGGGTAGGGAATGGGGTAGGGAGTGGGGTAGGAAGTAAAGGGCTGTCTGTTGTACGCAATCTGGTTTTGGTCTGCAGTTTATTTGCAGCACAACAATCTTCGGCAATTTTAATCGATTTTCAAACATCGCAATCCACTGTTGCGCAAGGCGACAGTTTTGACGTGGACATCATCGTGTCCGGTTTAACAGCCGCTGACGAAATTGTATCCGCCTTCGACCTATTTATCGGTTTTGACGACGCCATCTTATCAGTATCCAACATTGTTTTCGGAACGGAGCTGTATACAGGGTTTTTCCAGGACACGGATACAACCATAGCCGGTCAAGTGGAACTGGTAGATTTGTCGTTTCTATTTGATTACGAACTGGCAACTCTTCAATCGGATAGTGTGCTATTGAGCACAATAACATTCGATGCTCTGACGGCCGGTGTCAGCGAGCTTCTATTTCTACCGCATCCTATTCTTGGTGGTCAGGACGTAAAAGGACGAGATGCGGCAATTTTACCCCTGGATGTAGGTCAGGCGAGCATCACCGTGACAGCGTCCGTTCCCGAGCCTGGTACTTCATTACTGATGCTCGCAGGGATAATCGCTGTGTTTTCCAATCTGAAATACCCAATTCGCAGTTAG